A genome region from Trichoderma asperellum chromosome 7, complete sequence includes the following:
- a CDS encoding uncharacterized protein (EggNog:ENOG41) — MSQAKPYREFKFVESGSRKRRRRTRSKPSAKPTSQADAENHVGCSDALQSPTAPCMTYQQGHAKPVDIPSPMEPRPDEINVSRILSPLDDAVLSGIYHAVDETFGDDLFNPFFDSGISPTSSGDQLGNFPFYFGPDITICEIDESSLALDTSTAQNREPADDHEPSDVAKETDFDVNAYQATQNIDTSWINSNIGSNSLSNTITHLLTRYNQEFCVMPLTNDFEANPFRFDAARCQGSQLLWHSILALSYRHLNRESGIYSEEAKTHKETALQMLRDVESATEDTNLEPTLLDAVLILMTLDCATSAHGPWVWYLQRAHKMIRAAEAFNDQKSARMQAGIEMLVWWDVTLALTTRQGCVLSESTIVNLFKPICSAKPTFYSVSGCPEALFKQMVRLGSYAREFELASTMVCVNFDMNPVLEVEAAIREWKDQTYGDIYELCSSKGLPEGYSWANMMHHEDLHHCAEAWRYALLLYINRVFKWQRDMPPSPSLSFLARKALNHVTSCRRDSMVQKQLLLPVFLAGCETTDEHLRQEAKQYCTWWSNKTRYDMFSTTTELLEEVWADRSETAWWGSLIDEKSRSGSKLSKGRQYLFG, encoded by the exons ATGTCTCAAGCAAAGCCATATCGAGAGTTCAAGTTTGTCGAAAGCGGAAGTCGTAAGCGACGCCGGCGAACAAGATCGAAACCCAGTGCGAAGCCTACCTCCCAAGCAGACGCCGAAAATCATGTCGGCTGCAGCGACGCTCTCCAGAGCCCTACGGCGCCTTGTATGACGTACCAACAGGGGCATGCAAAACCCGTAGACATCCCGTCCCCAATGGAACCGAGACCGGACGAAATTAATGTTTCGAGGATCTTATCACCACTGGATGATGCCGTCTTGAGCGGTATCTACCATGCTGTCGACGAGACTTTCGGCGACGACCTGTTTAATCCATTCTTCGACTCAGGTATTAGCCCTACCTCCTCTGGAGATCAGCTTGGCAACTTTCCGTTTTATTTTGGACCCGATATTACGATATGCGAAATAGATGAATCCTCTTTGGCACTAGATACGTCTACAGCACAAAATCGGGAGCCGGCGGATGATCATGAACCATCTGACGTGGCTAAGGAGACTGACTTTGATGTCAATGCATACCAAGCAACTCAAAACATCGATACGTCCTGGATCAATTCCAATATTGGTAGCAACAGCCTCAGTAACACAATTACACATCTACTTACCAGAT ATAATCAAGAATTCTGCGTCATGCCCTTGACCAATGATTTTGAGGCTAATCCATTCCGATTCGATGCTGCGAGGTGTCAAGGCTCTCAATTGCTTTGGCACTCCATTCTGGCCCTGTCATATCGACATCTGAACCGTGAGAGCGGAATTTACTCGGAGGAGGCAAAAACGCACAAAGAAACAGCACTGCAGATGTTGAGAGACGTGGAAAGTGCCACTGAGGATACTAATCTCGAACCCACCCTCCTAGATGCTGTGCTCATTCTCATGACTCTAGAT TGCGCAACCTCAGCGCATGGACCGTGGGTGTGGTACCTGCAGCGCGCACATAAGATGATACGTGCCGCAGAGGCATTTAATGACCAAAAGTCTGCCCGAATGCAAGCTGGGATTGAAATGCTCGTCTG GTGGGACGTCACACTGGCGCTGACTACTCGACAAGGCTGCGTTCTATCAGAGTCAACTATAGTCAACTTATTCAAACCGATCTGCAGCGCGAAACCAACATTCTACAGCGTGTCTGGCTGCCCCGAGGCCTTGTTCAAACAGATGGTTCGATTAGGCTCGTATGCGAGAGAGTTTGAACTTGCATCGACCATGGTTTGCGTCAATTTTGACATGAACCCCGTTTTGGAGGTGGAAGCGGCCATTAGGGAATGGAAAGATCAGACATACGGAGACATTTACGAACTATGTTCATCCAAGGGATTACCAGAAGGATACAGCTGGGCAAACATGATGCACCACGAAGACCTCCATCACTGCGCCGAAGCCTGGCGGTATGCCCTGCTCTTGTACATTAACAGGGTCTTCAAATGGCAACGGGACATGCCGCCGTCTCCATCCCTCTCCTTTTTGGCTCGGAAAGCGCTCAATCACGTCACATCGTGTAGACGGGATTCAATGGTCCAGAAACAACTTCTACTTCCAGTATTCCTAGCTGGCTGCGAGACCACAGATGAACATTTACgccaagaagcaaaacagTACTGCACTTGGTGGAGCAACAAAACCCGTTACGACATGTTTTCTACCACAACTGAGCTGCTTGAGGAGGTCTGGGCCGACCGTAGTGAAACTGCTTGGTGGGGCTCTCTCATAGATGAAAAGAGTCGTTCGGGCAGTAAGCTATCCAAGGGCCGTCAATATTTATTTGGTTGA
- a CDS encoding uncharacterized protein (TransMembrane:9 (o126-142i149-170o182-202i239-258o264-285i428-448o483-503i515-538o544-565i)), producing the protein MAEVAKHETAVIVPSEKEAFEDSPADFSHGQSVAILNQDYEGKPTDEEFATLRRVPGKIPTVAYLLCAVEFCERASYYGCAQIWTNYINRPLPKGGNGYGSPAPGSQATQGALGLGEQIANATSQSFSLLAYCLPLVVGYLADTRFGRFPMIFWGVIICGVGHVLIVAGGAKTLIDNGTAKIPFFVGVYILAIGAAMFKPNVTPLLLDQMKSHVPKVKTLKSGERVIEDPEHSAERVMLWFYLLINIGGFMSTATSYSARYVGWWLAFLLPLILYLPLPLLLIWLKPRLVLHKPGGSDLPNVFRVIGHCLANGGIFRIGRKGWWDNAIPSVRVEKGLSVETHYSDQFVVDVQRTMQATGMFCFFPVQFWNDNGIGSAANFLGTMLTGNGVPNDVIGNFNSLSIIVLGPILNYGLYPFLRKSKIHYGPVARITTGFFLSTLAGIGYAVLTYKAYQTSPCGWYGSSDPRCVDNGLVSPISLWWEAIPYALGGFSELFINVPAYGIAYSRAPANMRGLVSAINLFNTGFAYIINLATTAAIVDPYLVWDFGGPAILGAVVTVGFWFVFRHIDKEEFVLSTTKTSEAEETETDEHTA; encoded by the exons GCTACTCTGCGCCGTGTCCCTGGCAAGATTCCAACAGTCGCTTACCTCCTCTGTGCTGTTGAGTTCTGCGAGAGAGCCTCTTACTATG GGTGCGCCCAGATTTGGACAAACTACATCAACCGACCTCTGCCCAAGGGTGGCAATGGTTATGGTTCCCCTGCACCTGGAAGTCAGGCTACTCAAGGCGCCTTGGGTCTGGGCGAGCAAATAGCC AATGCTACTTCACAGTCTTTCAGCTTGTTGGCTTACTGCCTTCCCCTTGTTGTCGGTTATCTTGCCGACACGAGATTCGGTCGCTTCCCAATGATTTTCTGGGGTGTCATCATTTGTGGCGTCGGTCATGTCCTTATTGTCGCAGGTGGTGCCAAGACACTGATCGACAATGGAACTGCCAAGATTCCCTTCTTTGTTGGCGTGTACATCCTCGCTATTGGAGCCG CCATGTTTAAACCAAATGTCACACCCCTCCTGCTGGACCAGATGAAATCGCATGTACCAAAAGTCAAGACTCTCAAATCTGGTGAACGAGTAATCGAAGACCCTGAACACAGCGCTGAGAGAGTCATGTTGTGGTTCTATCTTCTCATCAACATTGGCGGTTTCATGTCCACAGCGACATCGTACTCGGCAAGATACGTAGGCTGGTGGTTGGCTTTCTTGCTCCCTCTCATCCTTTATCTTCCCCTGCCCCTTCTCCTTATCTGGCTCAAACCCCGTCTCGTTTTGCACAAGCCTGGCGGCTCTGATCTACCAAATGTTTTCCGAGTCATCGGTCACTGTCTGGCGAATGGCGGCATATTCAGAATTGGTCGTAAGGGATGGTGGGACAACGCCATACCGTCTGTTAGAGTTGAGAAGGGATTGTCCGTCGAAACCCACTACAGTGATCAATTCGTTGTAGACGTACAGCGAACTATGCAGGCAACGGGAATGTTCTGCTTTTTCCCTGTTCAATTCTGGAATGACAACGG TATCGGAAGCGCAGCAAACTTTTTGGGCACTATGCTCACAGGCAACGGTGTCCCTAACGATGTCATTGGCAACTTCAACTCCCTTAGTATTATTGTACTAGGGCCAATCCTCAAT TACGGACTGTACCCCTTTTTGCGCAAGTCTAAAATTCATTATGGCCCTGTTGCTCGTATCACGACTGGCTTCTTCCTCAGTACACTTGCCGGCATTGGCTATGCTGTGCTAACTTACAAAGCCTACCAGACCTCGCCCTGCGGTTGGTATGGCTCTTCCGACCCGAGGTGTGTGGATAATGGATTGGTCTCACCCATCTCTCTGTGGTGGGAGGCTATCCCATACGCTCTCGGTGGATTTTCCGAGCTGTTCATTAACGTTCCGG CCTACGGTATCGCTTATTCTCGTGCTCCGGCTAACATGAGAGGCTTGGTGTCAGCCATCAACCTCTTCAACACTGGCTTTGCATACATCATCAACCTGGCTACCACAGCTGCGATTGTAGATCCTTACCTTGTCTGGGATTTCGGTGGCCCTGCTATCTTAGGCGCAGTTGTTACAGTTGGCTTT TGGTTTGTCTTCCGCCATATTGACAAGGAAGAATTCGTACTCTCGACGACAAAGACTAGCGAGGCTGAGGAAACTGAGACTGACGAGCATACTGCGTAA
- a CDS encoding uncharacterized protein (EggNog:ENOG41), producing the protein MRDFKGLDLSGKVAIVTGASRGLGAGIATLLGRRGANVVVNYVSPGSKERAEKVASEIEANGTKAIVCQADMSKLDQIPRIVDAALKISPSGKIDILIHNAAQGSEANLVDTTEEFYTRHFDANVKGPIFLTKAVEPHIARGGRIVFISSAGARLGVAGQTVYAATKAANEALARVWAKELGQSHGITVNSVNPGPIATDQWFQSDEQFLKDMQPLIDSTPAAARVGEVDDIAPLVAFLCSDDARWTTGSVLSANGGLYN; encoded by the exons ATGAGGGATTTCAAGGGACTCGATCTTTCTGGCAAGGTTGCAATTGTCACTGGCGCATCAAG GGGGCTTGGAGCTGGCATTGCAACTCTGCTGGGTCGACGCGGTGCCAATGTCGTCGTGAACTACGTATCACCGGGGAGCAAAGAACGGGCCGAAAAGGTCGCATCTGAGATCGAAGCAAACGGCACCAAGGCCATCGTGTGTCAGGCGGATATGAGTAAACTGGACCAAATCCCAAGAATCGTCGACGCTGCGTTAAAAATTAGCCCGAGCGGGAAGATTGACATTCTTATCCATAA TGCTGCGCAAGGAAGCGAAGCCAACTTGGTAGACACGACCGAAGAATTCTACACTCGCCATTTCGACGCCAATGTCAAGGGTCCTATCTTCTTAACCAAAGCGGTGGAACCTCACATCGCAAGAGGTGGCCGCATCGTCTTCATTTCGTCCGCCGGTGCCCGTCTAGGAGTCGCGGGCCAGACCGTGTACGCCGCAACGAAGGCTGCGAACGAGGCGCTCGCGCGAGTATGGGCAAAGGAATTGGGTCAGTCTCACGGAATCACAGTCAACAGTGTGAACCCTGGACCGATAGCAACGG ATCAATGGTTCCAGAGCGATGAGCAGTTCCTCAAAGACATGCAGCCTCTGATTGACTCGACTCCCGCAGCAGCCCGGGTTGGAGAGGTGGACGACATCGCGCCATTGGTGGCATTCCTTTGCAGCGACGATGCCAGGTGGACCACAGGATCCGTTCTGTCTGCGAACGGCGGCCTGTATAACTAG